In Plasmodium relictum strain SGS1 genome assembly, chromosome: 4, a single window of DNA contains:
- the eIF4E gene encoding translation initiation factor 4E, putative: protein MKYLTFNRNSRDAFDLNEKLEATKIDLSNPLLLQYNWVIWEQVSDSKIKQSNNYKDYTRPLAKFNSVQKFWQLWNRLPQPSDLLSQKSMTRLSEDGIFRIVDALMIFRDNIQPMWEDPANSEGGHFEYKILPKDYPYSQIDEFWNNIVLAVIGCNLKHYDLITGIRLVDKLNIARFGYIRIEIWFTEVSDENVKNQLRKEIEEHMCARIDGSYIFPPRSKTLSHAHR, encoded by the coding sequence aTGAAGTATTTAACTTTTAATAGAAACAGTAGAGATGCATttgatttaaatgaaaaattagaaGCAACTAAAATAGATTTATCTAATCCTTTATTATTACAATATAATTGGGTAATATGGGAGCAAGTGTCAGATAGTAAAATTAAGCAAAGCAATAATTATAAGGATTATACAAGACCATTAGCCAAATTTAATAGTGTTCAGAAGTTTTGGCAACTTTGGAATAGGTTACCCCAACCAAGTGACTTGCTTAGTCAGAAGAGTATGACAAGATTGTCAGAAGATGGAATTTTTCGTATTGTTGATGCTCTTATGATATTTAGAGATAATATTCAACCAATGTGGGAAGATCCAGCTAATTCTGAAGGCGGTCACTTTGAGTATAAAATATTACCTAAAGATTATCCATATAGTCAAATAGATGAATTTTGGAATAATATTGTTTTAGCGGTTATTGGATGTAATTTAAAGCATTATGATTTAATAACTGGAATTAGATTAgtagataaattaaatatagcACGATTTGGTTATATAAGAATAGAAATATGGTTTACAGAAGTAAGTGatgaaaatgttaaaaatcAATTAAGAAAAGAGATTGAAGAGCATATGTGTGCTCGTATCGATGGTTCATATATTTTCCCACCAAGATCAAAAACTCTCAGTCACGCGCATAGATAA
- a CDS encoding zinc finger protein, putative — MDIRSRIVNSIIFSLKHCKNKNKYILLLNELLSLFPIHAEKSLILCLKSRIKKYTLIKEKSLDKDFKLHENSLRINKNTLEDREYFSDTTVVHKREGLDRKIFTKFKKKKRKKTNIHFFVVNGNSKKYIVLKNFCSCFYFKEKVLCDHSDILCKHLLSVILAKCFSSYINIFLGENLFYEWYIKKLHI, encoded by the exons aTGGACATTCGTTCAAGAATTGTGAATtctataatattttcattaaaacactgcaaaaataaaaataaat ATATATTATTGTTAAATGAATTACTTTCACTTTTTCCAATTCATGCCGAAAAGAGTCTAATATTATGCTTAAAAtcaagaattaaaaaatacacTTTAATAAAAGAGAAATCATTAGATAAGGATTTTAAATTGCATGAAAACTCTTTGAGGATAAATAAGAATACATTAGAAGATAGAGAATATTTTAGTGACACTACTGTAGTCCACAAAAGGGAAGGATTAGACAGAAAgatatttacaaaatttaaaaagaaaaaaagaaaaaaaacaaatatacatttttttgttgttaaTGGAAATAGTAAGAAATATATTgtcttaaaaaatttttgttcgtgtttttactttaaagaaaaagtatTATGTGATCATAGTGACATATTATGTAAGCATCTTCTGTCCGTTATTTTGGCAAAATGCTTCAGtagttatataaatatttttttaggtGAAAACTTATTTTATGAAtggtatattaaaaaattgcatatttga
- the CTRP gene encoding circumsporozoite-and TRAP-related protein, putative, with translation MKRTFVLIFSYLSLFLHFNIVKTQSNKDEASHKYVKLTKENDIKSKHEDNLKKKSFLQLNSENEMPCTGSECFCKSYYDLTLILDESGSIKKDNWENKVVSFTAKTIDHLNISKDEVHVGIMLFGIKSRDYINFSKDIKYKKEELLKEVEKLKDNYGNSGGTYIVKALEYALKNFTKHKNSRPNAPKVTILFTDGNDSVASERKLSKIGSLYRNENVKLLVVGVAKASYNNLKLIAGCQKTDACPFVMKEEWANLNDITAILTDKICDTGPVPNPGEPEKPEQPEQPEQPVQPEQPEQPVQPEQPEQPEPEHIPCHGAECFCYDYYDLILVLDESASISHYRWKSNVIPFSQELIGKLNISFNKVHIGVILFAEYIRDYVRLSDKVSYEKENLQKKIKELEGDYIHGKKTHIIDALEYVILNNLRYSSRPDAPKVTLLFTDGYDSDQSEDKLYNMGLLYREKNVKLLAIGVPMADENKLRMLVGCNQNEPCPYVVKVEWGNLRSVPKLMIERICTTGPVTPPEIKPPNPETPNSCEGDECFCHNYYDLTLILDESGSIGLTNWKKHVFEFTEKIIENLEVDENKVHIGIFLFAQFNRDFVKFSEEESYKKSNLIQKVKNLENDYKKGGFTYIVKALEYGLNNYTRDPSSRTNAPKVTILFTDGNESHPRDYVLIDVSLLYKKENVKLLVLGVGSATMYKLRLLGGCHKTDGDCPNVLKIDWDKLKDTSTLMIDKVCNTEATGEPEEIPQPCKGDECFCKDYFDLTFIGVPSKQGDYKLQNDISSYAENIMNTFNIGEQNVHAALSIYLGSKTIRTYFDDANTYNKKELLLKLRKFDNLYAMSKTNIAHALEMGLRQSFGNGNRENAPKIALLLTSSDNDISEERMLQQVSNNYIDKRVKLLIIGVGKLPIEKLFIAGGCSLNSKCPNVLQSTNFSYFNTTKRFLEENICSNNVDPVTPPVFSCDDPLCEECDDDLCDNNTLCKKALDIAIVLDQSRNISNEQWKTYVKPFTINTVKQNYLSKYRTHVTIVKMRKHAKEKWSLNRKISYKKNKIIKKIDNLLMSPSSHKDIANTFKYLRTNVFRKTPQYKKKVIIMLIEGKSNTDLNNLRREIELLKINKIDLFVYAIDNIDDNEFKILGNCENSSCKNIVKVSWDNLLSTSDTHMSYICNYYPDDAECTEWGEWSQCPNTCHHSVSKRERKGPYTLKGEGFKDNQHGNSCMKLGSIEYRSCPIKEGCNDICGDFGEWSQCSATCGDGIRIRERIKLSDTEECKILNTTEIESCNVQDCFDTEVCEEIGEWDEWSSCSKTCGYSTRERKFIILPESIKMYPDCKHKEQVEIDVCSVPKCDDDKCFEWGDWSEWSSTCGPRKRVQKAHLNIYLSNINDKSKKSDECEKYYRDKVEYDEELPCTDNPCGKWSEWSECDRTCNAGVRMRHFISHVSAINADNTDECLEYYNSIETEPCLNLPLCNTEECNDWETWIDCKEQDSCYNQNKKIFTRKVELLKNLKNNVSEFCNDYELFKEEECPIANKPCNDALCNEWDEWGDCSATCGTSFKVRTRKEPLELISPSKDINGNMGLTCEQQNIKVEERETCNVPVCAPIIGDTVNSTNPAEGSEHKDNSNKKSGFGTGEKISLAAGVIGLIALATGGLIYGYNTFNGGEVPDTSNMEFENVENNTGEIDETNEDFEVIDANDPMWN, from the coding sequence ATGAAGAGAACATTTGTGTTAATATTCTCTTATCTCTCACTTTTTCTGCATTTCAATATTGTAAAAACTCAAAGTAATAAAGATGAAGCTTCTCATAAATATGTTAAATTGACAAAAGAAAATGACATAAAGTCAAAGCATgaagataatttaaaaaaaaaatcctttCTTCAACTAAATTCAGAAAATGAAATGCCATGTACAGGTTCTGAGTGTTTTTGTAAAAGTTATTATGATTTAACTTTAATTTTAGATGAATCAGGAAGCATAAAGAAAGATAATTGGGAAAATAAAGTTGTTTCTTTTACAGCTAAAACTATAgatcatttaaatataagtAAAGATGAAGTACATGTAGGAATTATGTTATTTGGTATTAAAAGTAGAGATTATATCAATTTTAGTAAAGAtataaagtataaaaaagaagaactCTTAAAAGAAGTAGAAAAGCTAAAAGACAATTATGGTAACTCAGGAGGTACATACATTGTAAAAGCACTAGAATACGCTCTGAAAAATTTCACGaaacataaaaatagtaGACCAAATGCACCTAAAGTAACAATACTTTTTACCGATGGAAATGATAGTGTTGCAAGTGAAAGAAAACTTTCTAAAATAGGCTCATTATATAGAAatgaaaatgtaaaattattAGTTGTTGGAGTTGCTAAAGCATCATATAATAACTTAAAATTAATTGCAGGTTGCCAAAAAACTGATGCATGCCCATTCGTTATGAAAGAAGAATGGgcaaatttaaatgatattaCAGCAATATTAACAGATAAAATATGTGATACAGGACCTGTGCCCAATCCAGGAGAACCAGAAAAACCTGAACAACCTGAACAACCTGAACAACCTGTACAACCTGAACAACCTGAACAACCTGTACAACCTGAACAACCAGAGCAACCTGAACCTGAGCATATACCATGCCATGGTGCTGAGTGTTTTTGTTATGATTATTATGATTTAATTCTAGTTTTAGATGAATCAGCAAGTATATCTCATTATAGATGGAAATCAAATGTTATTCCTTTTTCACAAGAGCTTATaggaaaattaaatataagttttaataaagtACATATAGGAGTTATTCTGTTTGCAGAATATATTAGAGACTATGTTAGACTTTCTGATAAAGTGAgctatgaaaaagaaaatctacaaaaaaagataaaagaaCTTGAAGGAGATTATATTCATGGAAAAAAAACACATATTATTGATGCTCTAGAATATGTGATATTAAATAACTTAAGATATTCAAGTAGACCTGATGCACCTAAGGtaacattattatttacCGATGGTTATGATTCCGACCAATCAGaagataaattatataatatggGTTTATTatatagagaaaaaaatgtaaaattacTTGCTATAGGAGTTCCTATGGCTGATGAGAATAAATTAAGAATGTTAGTAGGTTGTAATCAAAATGAGCCCTGCCCATACGTAGTCAAGGTTGAATGGGGGAATTTAAGAAGTGTTCCAAAACTAATGATTGAAAGAATATGCACTACAGGGCCAGTAACACCACCAGAAATTAAGCCACCTAATCCTGAAACACCTAATTCATGTGAAGGAGATGAATGTTTTTGCCACAATTATTATGATTTAACTTTAATTTTAGATGAATCAGGTAGTATAGGTTTAACTAATTGGAAAAAACACGTTTTTGAATTCAcggaaaaaattatagaaaatttagaagttgatgaaaataaagtaCATATAGGAATTTTTCTATTTGCTCAATTTAATAGAGATTTTGTTAAATTTTCTGAAGAAgaaagttataaaaaaagtaatttaatACAGAAGGTCAAAAATCTAGAGaatgattataaaaaaggaGGATTTACATATATAGTAAAAGCATTAGAATATGGATTAAATAATTACACAAGAGATCCAAGTAGTAGAACAAATGCACCTAAAGTGACAATATTATTTACTGATGGTAATGAATCACATCCTAGGGATTATGTTTTAATAGATGTTAGTTTAttgtataaaaaagaaaatgttaAATTATTGGTACTTGGTGTTGGTTCAGCCACCATGTACAAACTAAGATTATTAGGTGGATGCCACAAAACAGATGGGGATTGCCctaatgttttaaaaatagatTGGGATAAGTTAAAAGATACGTCAACATTAATGATTGATAAAGTATGCAATACAGAAGCTACAGGTGAACCAGAAGAAATTCCACAACCATGTAAAGGTGATGAATGCTTTTGTAAGGATTATTTTGATTTAACTTTTATTGGGGTTCCATCGAAACAAGGAGATTATAAGCTACAAAATGATATTTCTTCATACGctgaaaatataatgaatacTTTTAATATTGGTGAGCAAAATGTTCATGCAGCACTTTCTATTTATTTAGGAAGCAAAACCATTAGAACATATTTTGATGATGCAAAtacttataataaaaaggaattatTATTGAAATTACGAAAATTTGATAATTTATATGCGATGAGTAAAACAAACATTGCACATGCTTTAGAAATGGGGTTAAGACAATCCTTTGGAAATGGAAATAGAGAAAATGCACCTAAAATTGCATTATTACTAACAAGTAGTGATAATGATATATCTGAAGAAAGAATGTTACAACAGGTatcaaataattatatagacAAACGAGTTAAACTCTTAATAATAGGAGTAGGAAAATTACCTATAGAAAAGTTATTTATTGCAGGAGGATGTAGCTTAAATTCTAAATGTCCAAATGTGCTACAATCAactaatttttcttattttaatacAACCAAAAGATTTTTAGAAGAAAACATATGTAGCAACAACGTTGATCCAGTAACACCTCCAGTTTTTTCATGTGATGATCCATTATGTGAAGAATGCGATGATGATTTATGTGACAACAATACATTATGTAAAAAGGCTTTAGATATAGCAATTGTTTTAGATCAGTCTCGAAACATTAGCAATGAACAATGGAAAACATATGTAAAACCATTTACCATAAATACAGTAAAACAAAATTACTTGTCGAAATATAGGACTCATGTTACAATAGTAAAAATGAGAAAACATGCAAAAGAAAAATGGTCACTAAATAGGAAAataagttataaaaaaaataagattataaaaaaaatagacaaTTTATTAATGTCTCCTTCAAGTCATAAAGATATAGCTAatacttttaaatatttaaggACGAATGTTTTTAGAAAAACAccacaatataaaaaaaaagtaattataATGTTAATTGAAGGAAAATCAAATACTGATCTGAATAATTTAAGAAGAGAaattgaattattaaaaataaataaaattgatcTTTTTGTATATGCAATAGATAACATTGATgataatgaatttaaaatacTTGGAAATTGTGAAAACTCTTcatgtaaaaatatagttAAGGTATCTTGGGATAATTTATTGTCTACTTCAGATACACACATGAGTTATATTTGTAATTATTATCCTGACGATGCTGAATGTACTGAATGGGGTGAATGGAGTCAATGCCCTAATACATGTCATCATTCTGTTAGCAAGAGAGAAAGAAAAGGTCCTTACACATTAAAAGGAGAAGGATTCAAAGATAATCAACATGGTAATTCATGTATGAAATTGGGTTCCATTGAATATAGATCATGCCCCATAAAAGAAGGATGCAATGATATTTGTGGAGATTTTGGTGAATGGAGTCAATGTAGTGCTACTTGCGGTGATGGTATTAGAATAAGGgaaagaataaaattatcAGACACTGAAGAATGTAAAATTCTTAATACAACCGAAATTGAATCTTGTAATGTTCAAGATTGTTTTGATACTGAAGTATGCGAGGAAATTGGAGAATGGGATGAATGGTCTTCATGCTCAAAAACATGTGGATATTCTACGAGAGAACGAAAATTCATCATATTACCAGAATCTATAAAAATGTATCCAGATTGTAAACATAAAGAACAAGTTGAAATAGATGTATGCTCTGTTCCAAAATGTGATGATGACAAATGTTTTGAATGGGGAGATTGGAGTGAATGGTCTTCAACATGTGGACCTAGAAAAAGAGTTCAGAAAGCACACttgaatatttatttgtCTAATATTAACGATAAGAGTAAAAAATCAGATGAATGCGAAAAATACTATAGAGATAAAGTTGAATATGATGAAGAACTCCCTTGTACTGATAATCCATGTGGAAAATGGTCAGAATGGTCAGAATGCGACAGAACATGCAATGCTGGTGTCAGAATGAGACATTTTATTTCTCATGTATCAGCTATTAATGCAGATAATACTGATGAATGTTTAGAATACTACAATTCCATAGAAACAGAGCCATGTTTGAATTTACCTCTATGTAATACAGAGGAATGTAATGATTGGGAAACATGGATTGATTGTAAAGAACAAGATTCTTGTtataatcaaaataaaaaaatattcacaAGAAAAGTAGAATTGTtgaagaatttaaaaaataatgtatcAGAATTTTGTAATGATTACGAACTGTTTAAAGAGGAAGAATGCCCTATAGCAAATAAACCTTGCAATGACGCTTTATGTAATGAATGGGATGAATGGGGAGATTGCTCAGCTACTTGTGGAACATCATTCAAGGTCAGGACAAGAAAAGAACCTTTGGAATTAATATCACCATCAAAGGATATAAATGGAAATATGGGTTTAACTTGTGAacaacaaaatataaaagtagAAGAAAGAGAAACCTGTAATGTCCCAGTATGTGCACCAATTATAGGAGACACAGTTAATAGTACAAATCCAGCTGAAGGTAGTGAACATAAAGacaattcaaataaaaaaagcgGTTTTGGAACAGGtgaaaaaatttctttgGCTGCAGGTGTAATCGGATTAATAGCTCTAGCAACGGGAGGTTTAATATATGGATACAATACTTTTAATGGAGGAGAAGTTCCAGATACTTCTAATATGGAATTTGAAAATGTTGAAAATAATACAGGTGAAATTGATGAAACAAATGAAGATTTTGAAGTAATTGATGCAAATGATCCCATGTGGAATTAA